GGGCGCCCTACTACATCGACCGCGTACAGGCTGTCATGGACGGCACCTGGACCTCGACCAACACCTGGGACGGCATCGGCCCGGGCATGGTCGGCATCGGCGAGATTTCGTCGGCAGTTCCGGACGACGTCAAAGCCGAAGCAGAAGCACTCCGCGACGCGATCGCTTCGGGCGAGTACCACCCGTTCACCGGCCCGATCAACAAGCAGGATGGCTCGGTCTGGCTTGCTGAAGGCGAAGTCGCTGACGACGGCACCCTCGCTGGTCTCAACTTCTACGTCGAAGGTATCGAAGGCGACATCCCGTCCTGATCGGTCTCTTCCGACCAAGTTTCAAAGGGGCGCTTCGGCGCCCCTTTTTCATGGCGCACGCCTGTGTCAAGGTCACGCCAACTGACAACGGACAATTCACATGATCGACTATCTGGTTATCGGCGGCGGCATCGCCGGACTTGCAGCAGGCGCTGGCCTCTCGACCTTGGGACAAGTCACCGTGCTCGAAGCCGAAGACACGCTGGGCTATCACACCTCGGGTCGCTCCGCCGCGCTCTATGAACCCAGCTACGGCAGCAAAGCGGTCGAGGCACTGGGCCATGCTTCCCTCAAAGGGCATCAGGATGCTGGCGTCCTTTCCCCTCGCGGCGTGATGCTCGTCGCCAAATCGGATCAGCGCGCAGAGTTCGAAGCCGATACCGTAGGGATGGGCATGACCGAGATCGACATGGCCAAAGCGATGGACCTGTGCCCCATGCTCGATCCGGAAAAGGTCGCCTTTGCTGCCTACAACGAGGCGTCCTACGACATCGACACCGAACTGTTGATGCAGACCTATGCCAAGAAAATCCGTTCCAACGGCGGCAAAGTCGTCACCGCCCAGCGCGTCCAGTCCATCACGAAAACGGGCGAGACTTGGACCGTCACCACAGCCACCCGCACATTTGATGCCAAAAACATCGTCAACGCCGCAGGCTCTTGGGTCGACAAGGTCGCCGCACTAGCAGGAATTACCGAAATCGGCTTCCAGCCCAAACGTCGTTCCATGGCGCGCGTCCCCGCCCCCGATGGCATGAACCCATCCGCGTGGCCGA
Above is a window of Marivivens aquimaris DNA encoding:
- a CDS encoding NAD(P)/FAD-dependent oxidoreductase is translated as MIDYLVIGGGIAGLAAGAGLSTLGQVTVLEAEDTLGYHTSGRSAALYEPSYGSKAVEALGHASLKGHQDAGVLSPRGVMLVAKSDQRAEFEADTVGMGMTEIDMAKAMDLCPMLDPEKVAFAAYNEASYDIDTELLMQTYAKKIRSNGGKVVTAQRVQSITKTGETWTVTTATRTFDAKNIVNAAGSWVDKVAALAGITEIGFQPKRRSMARVPAPDGMNPSAWPMIFGVEESWYMKPDAGALIVSPADATPSEPMDAWADDMDLAEGIARFEDHTTVEVDRMIANWAGLRTFSPDKTLVLGPDPLDPSFIWCAGQGGYGFTTAPAVKDFIHAIVTGTELPIDAGHAAAVLPDRYR